A window from uncultured Anaeromusa sp. encodes these proteins:
- a CDS encoding phosphoribosylaminoimidazolesuccinocarboxamide synthase: MKVVAETNIKEYPMIAKGKVRDIYEIDQETLLLVTTDRMSAFDVIMDRPIPFKGVVLNQITLFWMEKFQNIVPNHIISADTKDLPDNLKPYCDELEGRFLLAKKAKPLPLECIVRGHITGSGWKDYLAQGSVCGHVLPKNLVESAKLEEVLFTPSTKAELGTHDENITEEEGEKLIGSELYKKLRETSVAIFKQARAYAETRGIIIADTKFEFGLLDGNLIWIDEALTPDSSRFWPQEGYEPGKSQPSFDKQILRDWLTKQPWDMTPPPPALPDELVLETAKRYVEAYQLLTGKELGVKL, translated from the coding sequence ATGAAAGTAGTCGCTGAGACGAACATTAAAGAATACCCTATGATAGCCAAGGGGAAGGTACGGGACATTTATGAAATTGATCAGGAAACACTATTGTTGGTAACCACCGACCGCATGTCGGCGTTTGACGTGATTATGGATAGACCCATCCCTTTCAAGGGAGTGGTTCTAAATCAGATAACCTTGTTTTGGATGGAGAAATTTCAGAACATAGTCCCCAACCATATTATTTCCGCTGATACTAAGGATCTGCCTGACAACCTCAAGCCCTACTGTGATGAATTGGAAGGGCGATTCTTGCTGGCGAAAAAAGCCAAACCATTACCGTTGGAATGCATTGTTCGCGGACACATCACCGGGTCTGGTTGGAAGGATTATCTAGCCCAAGGATCGGTTTGCGGACATGTCTTGCCAAAGAATCTCGTTGAATCCGCAAAATTGGAGGAGGTTCTCTTCACTCCCTCCACAAAGGCGGAATTGGGAACTCACGACGAAAACATTACCGAGGAAGAGGGGGAGAAACTCATCGGCAGTGAGTTGTATAAGAAGTTGCGCGAAACTTCCGTTGCTATCTTCAAGCAGGCACGCGCCTATGCCGAGACTCGAGGCATCATCATTGCAGATACCAAGTTCGAATTTGGTCTTCTTGACGGGAACCTGATATGGATCGATGAAGCCCTGACTCCGGATTCTTCTCGCTTTTGGCCACAGGAAGGGTATGAGCCTGGTAAGTCCCAGCCGAGCTTCGACAAACAAATTCTGCGCGACTGGTTAACTAAACAACCTTGGGACATGACGCCGCCTCCTCCGGCTCTGCCAGACGAGTTGGTTCTTGAAACCGCAAAGCGTTATGTTGAAGCATACCAACTGCTCACTGGTAAGGAGCTTGGAGTGAAACTGTAG
- a CDS encoding filamentous hemagglutinin N-terminal domain-containing protein, with protein sequence MQRAWKRHWQRLAKSVLPSVALGALFISSYTPVYANPTGGSVTSGSAAITASGTAMTIRQTTDKVGINWQSFSIAPGEKVQFIQPGVNSVALNRVVGNNASSIYGSLSANGKVYLINPSGILFAPGASVQTGGLVVSTLSLSDSDFQKGRYAFTQQNSAGAVVNQGHISAGEVVLLGPQVKNEGVISAKVAALAAGNKISLDFSGDSLLNVTVDTGILNGSAVNTGSISASGGLVLMSAGTKNALLNTVVNNSGIIRAESIQHNGGSIVLEGNRAVNSGTLDASGKTTGGTVKVLGDAIHLKTGSLIDVSGNQGGGTALIGGNFHGQGSEYRAKTVSVDQGTLIKADALTLGNGGQVAVWSDGATNFAGTIRAQGGALSGDGGQVETSGKKTLTLTKEARVITTAPKGKTGSWLLDPSDYTIGTGANGTNYMNNSDLQTALSSSSITIKTDASGSEKGDIHVNAPVAWSSANQLELSAANNVNINGAVTSTGGGALTVTTGASGNLLVGTSGSVTFSGSTKGKLTINNQEYKLINDISELQNMNNNLNGYYALNADIGKANIDPDDEADNGTVGDNWSNLNSGAGFTPIGNSSARFTGSFDGLGHKVREFTMSGTGRSYFGMFGATDSSAVIRNVGLIGGSVSGKDSSYNYGSLVGDNGGSIINCYSTTTVFGFYSSRIYGGLVGSNSGSIISCYSTSRMEGGALIVCTAD encoded by the coding sequence ATGCAACGAGCATGGAAACGGCACTGGCAGCGCCTTGCGAAGAGTGTTTTACCGTCGGTGGCGTTAGGGGCGCTGTTTATCAGCAGCTATACCCCTGTATACGCAAATCCCACAGGGGGCAGCGTGACAAGCGGCAGTGCCGCTATTACGGCGAGCGGCACTGCCATGACCATCCGGCAAACGACCGATAAGGTCGGCATCAACTGGCAGAGCTTTTCTATCGCACCCGGCGAAAAGGTACAGTTTATTCAGCCTGGGGTAAATTCGGTTGCACTCAACCGGGTCGTCGGCAATAACGCCTCCAGTATTTACGGGAGCCTAAGCGCAAACGGCAAGGTATATTTGATTAACCCCAGCGGCATTTTGTTTGCGCCCGGTGCTTCGGTACAGACCGGAGGGCTGGTGGTTTCGACGCTGAGTCTTTCTGATAGTGACTTTCAAAAAGGACGCTATGCTTTTACCCAACAAAACAGCGCGGGTGCGGTCGTCAATCAGGGCCATATCAGCGCCGGTGAAGTGGTGCTCCTTGGGCCGCAGGTAAAAAATGAAGGCGTCATTAGCGCGAAAGTAGCGGCACTGGCGGCAGGCAATAAAATAAGCCTTGATTTTAGCGGCGACAGTCTCCTAAACGTCACGGTAGATACCGGCATCCTAAACGGCAGCGCCGTAAACACAGGGAGCATCAGCGCGAGCGGCGGCCTCGTGCTCATGAGTGCCGGGACCAAGAACGCGCTGTTAAATACCGTGGTCAACAACAGCGGTATTATTCGGGCCGAAAGCATACAGCATAACGGCGGCAGCATTGTCCTGGAAGGGAATCGTGCCGTAAACAGCGGCACACTGGACGCGAGCGGCAAAACCACCGGCGGCACGGTCAAGGTGCTGGGCGATGCCATCCATCTAAAAACAGGATCGCTCATCGATGTATCGGGGAACCAAGGCGGCGGCACAGCCCTGATTGGCGGCAACTTTCACGGACAGGGCAGCGAATATAGAGCCAAAACCGTCAGCGTAGATCAAGGAACCCTTATCAAGGCGGATGCCCTAACTTTAGGAAACGGCGGACAGGTAGCCGTGTGGTCAGACGGCGCAACGAATTTTGCCGGAACCATCCGCGCCCAAGGCGGAGCGCTTTCAGGCGATGGCGGACAGGTAGAAACGTCCGGCAAAAAGACGCTGACCTTGACAAAAGAAGCCAGGGTCATCACAACCGCTCCTAAAGGCAAAACCGGCAGCTGGCTTCTAGACCCGTCTGACTATACCATCGGTACAGGCGCGAACGGGACGAACTACATGAATAACAGCGACCTGCAGACCGCGCTAAGCAGTAGCTCCATTACCATAAAGACAGACGCAAGCGGCAGCGAAAAAGGCGATATCCATGTCAATGCGCCGGTAGCCTGGAGCTCGGCCAACCAGCTGGAGCTATCGGCTGCTAACAATGTAAATATCAACGGGGCGGTTACCAGTACAGGCGGCGGCGCGCTGACCGTCACTACCGGCGCAAGCGGCAACCTGCTTGTCGGCACAAGCGGCTCGGTGACCTTTAGCGGAAGTACGAAGGGGAAGCTGACGATTAACAATCAAGAATATAAGCTCATTAATGATATCAGTGAGCTGCAAAACATGAATAACAATCTAAATGGCTATTATGCCCTCAATGCCGATATCGGCAAAGCGAATATCGACCCAGACGATGAGGCGGATAACGGCACAGTCGGCGACAATTGGAGCAATCTAAATAGTGGTGCAGGTTTTACACCCATTGGAAATAGTAGTGCTAGATTCACTGGCAGTTTCGACGGCTTGGGGCATAAGGTTAGAGAGTTTACGATGAGCGGCACAGGGCGAAGCTATTTTGGCATGTTTGGTGCTACTGATTCAAGTGCGGTGATTCGCAATGTAGGATTAATTGGCGGCAGTGTGAGCGGGAAGGACAGTAGTTACAACTATGGCAGCCTAGTGGGGGATAATGGAGGCAGTATAATCAACTGCTATAGTACTACTACGGTATTTGGATTTTACTCTAGTCGTATATACGGCGGACTAGTGGGGTCTAATAGTGGTAGTATAATCAGCTGCTATAGTACTAGTCGTATGGAGGGGGGGGCTTTAATAGTATGTACGGCGGACTAG
- a CDS encoding ShlB/FhaC/HecB family hemolysin secretion/activation protein: MKNNTLHRFKQILGASLFCLMAADMPAFAAVPPTSGTLLDGVKPPPQQVEQNNKPSVTIQQDEQPDQSKSKEKIAVSRFRLSGELPLLEPELLSQLKRYEGRELTLDELNQAAGDLTGYLRRQGYLVAFAYLPAQSITDGVVEIAIVPGKYGELIINSAAHSSPSYLKNMLRCVKPGSMIRQAPLDRALLLLNDLSGIRVNASLRPGKTSGTADLVLEAGDTKRISGAIYSDNWGNPYSGRVRSGIELNVNNPGGLGDQLSLGAMVTENTELKNYNALYNRPLGVNGARLSISHSRMDYTLGDIFSSAGASGVANTDSASVSYPVVRSRSFNLSGSLGYDQKHMADDIVQSSSYARKNSSVWNAALTGNFSDNVLGGAFNSFSLNHYVGSLSLQDAATKAVDDATAKSAGHFSKTLLSYQRQQYLADHLDFFFSFTGQLANTNLDSSEKLYLGGASGVRAFSQGEAAGDQGYRLSGEFRWQLKGLSKGDRHVQLVAFYDYGSVMSNKNPWAGAGQNRRSLMGAGFGLRWQQDNVFSYRLDYAFKIGDEPSANDTNKNGRLWLQAVRYL, from the coding sequence ATGAAAAACAATACACTACATCGTTTTAAACAGATTTTGGGGGCGTCTTTATTCTGCCTGATGGCGGCGGATATGCCGGCTTTTGCCGCTGTGCCGCCGACCAGCGGCACACTCCTCGATGGAGTCAAACCGCCGCCGCAGCAGGTGGAGCAAAATAACAAGCCATCGGTTACCATTCAACAAGACGAGCAGCCAGACCAAAGTAAAAGCAAGGAAAAGATCGCCGTCAGCCGCTTTCGTCTGAGCGGGGAACTGCCGCTGCTCGAACCAGAACTCCTTAGTCAGCTAAAACGCTACGAAGGCCGTGAGCTGACGCTTGACGAGCTAAATCAGGCGGCCGGTGACCTTACCGGGTATCTGCGTCGGCAAGGCTATTTGGTGGCGTTTGCTTATCTCCCGGCGCAGTCCATTACCGATGGCGTCGTGGAAATTGCGATAGTTCCCGGTAAATACGGCGAGCTTATCATTAACAGCGCGGCGCATAGTAGCCCCAGCTATCTTAAAAATATGCTGCGCTGTGTAAAGCCGGGCAGCATGATCCGTCAGGCGCCGCTCGACCGAGCCTTGCTGTTGCTCAATGACCTTAGCGGTATTCGCGTCAATGCCAGCCTGCGTCCAGGCAAAACCAGCGGTACGGCTGATCTGGTCTTAGAGGCCGGCGATACGAAAAGAATTAGCGGCGCTATCTATAGTGACAATTGGGGCAACCCTTATAGCGGACGGGTACGCAGCGGAATTGAGCTTAACGTCAACAATCCTGGCGGTCTTGGAGACCAGCTTAGTCTTGGCGCAATGGTTACTGAAAATACCGAGCTAAAAAATTATAACGCTCTTTATAATCGGCCGCTTGGGGTTAACGGAGCGCGCCTTAGTATTAGTCACTCCCGCATGGATTATACGTTGGGCGATATTTTTTCATCGGCTGGTGCAAGCGGCGTCGCCAATACCGACAGCGCAAGCGTGAGCTATCCGGTAGTGCGTAGCCGCAGCTTTAATCTATCCGGCAGCCTTGGCTATGATCAAAAGCATATGGCAGATGACATAGTACAAAGCAGCAGCTATGCCAGGAAAAATAGCAGCGTATGGAATGCAGCCCTAACCGGTAATTTTAGCGACAATGTATTAGGTGGTGCGTTTAATAGTTTTTCGCTAAATCATTATGTAGGCTCACTTTCGCTTCAAGATGCCGCGACGAAAGCCGTTGATGATGCTACGGCCAAGAGTGCAGGGCATTTTTCTAAAACACTCCTTAGCTATCAGCGCCAGCAATACCTGGCAGACCATTTGGACTTTTTCTTTAGCTTCACGGGGCAACTGGCTAACACAAATCTTGATTCCTCCGAAAAACTCTACCTTGGCGGAGCCAGCGGTGTACGCGCTTTTTCCCAGGGCGAAGCAGCGGGAGATCAGGGATATCGCCTGTCAGGCGAGTTTAGGTGGCAACTCAAAGGGTTATCAAAAGGCGATCGGCATGTGCAATTGGTAGCCTTTTATGACTATGGAAGCGTCATGTCCAATAAAAATCCTTGGGCAGGTGCAGGACAAAACCGCCGCAGCCTGATGGGAGCGGGCTTTGGTCTTCGCTGGCAACAGGACAATGTTTTTTCCTATCGCTTGGATTATGCGTTTAAAATCGGGGATGAGCCGTCCGCCAATGATACGAATAAAAACGGGCGCTTATGGCTGCAGGCCGTACGGTATTTGTAA
- a CDS encoding response regulator transcription factor produces MRVMLVDDHALFREGMASLLSAHDFMVVGMAGDGFEALEIVRQVKPDVILMDIYMPKCDGLLATRLIKAEMPQIIIVMLTASEEDEKLLEAIKIGACGYLFKKLQPKDLLELFSSIKQGESPLTPGMMQKVLMDFHGESELSEASAKPQARSELTPRQEAILSLVASGQTYRQVGETLRFSERTIKHEIKQILETLQLKNRSQAIAYAVSQGLTDPQTE; encoded by the coding sequence ATGCGGGTAATGCTGGTCGATGATCATGCGCTCTTTCGGGAGGGTATGGCCAGTCTGCTTAGTGCTCATGACTTCATGGTTGTCGGTATGGCCGGTGATGGGTTTGAGGCCCTAGAGATAGTGCGTCAAGTAAAGCCGGATGTTATTTTAATGGATATATACATGCCTAAGTGTGACGGACTTTTGGCTACACGGTTGATTAAAGCGGAAATGCCGCAGATCATCATCGTCATGCTGACAGCCTCGGAAGAAGATGAGAAGCTGTTGGAAGCGATTAAAATCGGGGCTTGCGGCTATCTTTTTAAAAAACTGCAGCCGAAGGATTTGCTGGAACTGTTTAGTAGTATCAAGCAGGGGGAATCTCCATTGACGCCGGGGATGATGCAAAAGGTGCTTATGGATTTTCACGGCGAAAGTGAGCTTAGCGAAGCGTCGGCTAAACCGCAAGCAAGGAGTGAACTTACACCGCGGCAAGAAGCCATATTGTCCTTAGTAGCTTCCGGGCAGACCTATCGTCAAGTTGGCGAGACCCTTAGGTTTAGCGAACGGACGATAAAACATGAAATCAAGCAAATTTTAGAAACGCTGCAGCTAAAAAATCGCAGCCAAGCCATTGCGTATGCCGTAAGTCAGGGTCTGACCGACCCCCAAACGGAGTAA
- a CDS encoding histidine kinase N-terminal 7TM domain-containing protein has protein sequence MPITAYAPISNIWFYLLVAGIIIALATYIWQFRETSGAIAQVCVQLTKAAWLCFSVLLSTSSTLSDKLFWFELQYMATCLSPYLWFIFTIKISKQENELPSILKYMVHGSAAVLYAFMLTDSWHHLLWQRAFLEGEVLRLVPGACQKAIWLVLSAFMVITVSLNFRWIFITNGMRRKQAWWYTLVGLFTVSGALLRRIPSIQWISPFPLFFLLASLAVAWGFYRWRVYNISLLAEETVVKNMIDGLVVVDEYGCIVEVNPMAQTICTGLPLAVGERFSRLIAAWPALSEAGNQPNVLDIEVMRQLSGETRYYRVQVTPLSVNNHLLGKTVVLQDITQQKRSQAALIEQQRAAAVIQERANLARELHDDLYQVLGYVNVQSHTIMKLVADGKMDKAVADLNRLVDISQKAYTDMQEYIRGVQVVKLAEKGLAEALETYAEWVREAYDIKVELAIKADIERMQIEPVAAFQLMRIVQEALNNVRKHAKARSVRLVLTMDEAFVQIRIADDGGGYQLIDENKGFGLTSMRERAEKVGGKLTITSAVGQGAEVVVEVPRMAG, from the coding sequence ATGCCGATTACAGCTTACGCGCCTATTTCTAATATTTGGTTTTACCTCTTGGTAGCAGGAATCATCATTGCATTGGCTACTTATATCTGGCAATTTCGTGAAACGTCTGGAGCCATCGCGCAGGTCTGTGTGCAGCTGACAAAGGCTGCTTGGCTGTGTTTTAGTGTGCTGCTTAGTACCAGCAGCACACTTTCGGATAAGCTGTTTTGGTTTGAACTGCAGTACATGGCGACCTGTCTTTCGCCCTATTTATGGTTTATATTTACGATAAAAATCAGCAAACAGGAAAATGAGTTGCCGTCCATTCTAAAGTATATGGTACATGGCAGTGCTGCCGTACTGTATGCGTTCATGCTTACCGATTCCTGGCACCATCTGCTGTGGCAGCGGGCTTTTTTGGAGGGGGAGGTCTTGAGGCTTGTTCCCGGCGCCTGTCAAAAGGCGATTTGGTTAGTACTTTCAGCGTTTATGGTCATTACGGTTAGTTTGAATTTTCGCTGGATCTTTATTACGAATGGCATGCGCAGGAAACAAGCCTGGTGGTATACCTTGGTTGGACTTTTTACCGTGTCAGGGGCACTGCTAAGGCGTATTCCTTCTATCCAATGGATATCCCCGTTTCCTTTATTCTTTTTGCTGGCAAGCCTGGCTGTTGCTTGGGGGTTTTATCGTTGGCGGGTGTACAATATTTCTTTGCTGGCCGAAGAGACGGTCGTTAAAAATATGATTGACGGACTGGTGGTCGTAGATGAGTATGGCTGTATCGTAGAGGTTAACCCTATGGCGCAAACGATCTGTACAGGCTTGCCGCTAGCCGTGGGCGAGAGATTTTCCCGGCTTATCGCAGCTTGGCCGGCTCTTTCTGAGGCGGGGAATCAGCCCAACGTATTGGATATAGAGGTAATGCGGCAGTTGTCCGGGGAAACCCGGTATTATCGTGTGCAGGTTACGCCCTTGTCTGTGAATAATCATTTATTGGGAAAAACCGTTGTGCTGCAGGATATTACGCAGCAAAAACGCAGCCAGGCTGCGCTGATAGAGCAGCAAAGGGCAGCCGCCGTAATTCAGGAACGGGCTAATTTGGCGCGCGAACTGCATGACGATTTATATCAGGTACTGGGGTATGTAAACGTACAGTCCCATACCATTATGAAACTTGTCGCTGACGGAAAAATGGATAAGGCAGTAGCCGACTTGAATCGTTTAGTGGATATTAGTCAAAAGGCCTATACTGATATGCAGGAATATATTCGCGGCGTGCAGGTGGTAAAATTGGCAGAAAAGGGGCTGGCGGAAGCACTGGAGACTTATGCCGAATGGGTAAGGGAAGCTTATGATATAAAAGTGGAGCTTGCGATTAAGGCAGATATTGAGCGGATGCAGATCGAGCCGGTGGCTGCGTTCCAACTGATGCGGATTGTGCAGGAAGCTTTAAATAACGTTCGTAAGCATGCCAAAGCTCGGTCTGTCCGGCTGGTGCTGACCATGGACGAAGCCTTTGTCCAGATCCGTATCGCCGATGATGGCGGCGGCTATCAGTTAATAGATGAAAACAAAGGCTTTGGTCTTACCAGTATGCGCGAACGGGCAGAAAAAGTGGGCGGAAAATTAACGATTACCTCAGCCGTAGGCCAAGGGGCCGAGGTCGTTGTAGAGGTTCCGCGTATGGCCGGATAA
- a CDS encoding ABC transporter ATP-binding protein, with protein MNMVSFQNVYKSYDAQNYVISDLTLNIRKGEMVALLGSSGCGKTTLLKMINRLHRQDKGEIYIKNRLIEDWDVIELRRGIGYVIQSTGLFPHLSIEKNISYVLEIMGIAAERREKRATELIELVGLDSAFLSKVPKELSGGQKQRVGVARALAADPELILMDEPFGAVDALVRKNLQEEIKRLFKNLNKTIVFVTHDIEEAFNMATRIFLLNKGRIEQEGTKEDLIFRPKSDYVASFFGTKQYGAYLNAAKIKDVMVFQNGGQFDNALPTIDYENTLMEGIRLMAEFGVEKLNVLNSNNVICGVFTLSCIYRKNVTNIDK; from the coding sequence ATGAATATGGTATCTTTTCAGAATGTTTATAAATCATATGATGCGCAGAATTACGTTATCAGTGATTTAACGCTTAACATTCGGAAGGGAGAAATGGTTGCTTTGCTTGGTTCCTCTGGTTGTGGGAAGACAACCTTGCTGAAAATGATTAACCGTCTTCACCGACAAGACAAGGGAGAAATTTATATAAAGAACAGACTGATTGAGGATTGGGATGTTATCGAATTAAGGCGTGGCATTGGATATGTTATTCAGAGTACAGGGCTATTTCCTCATCTGAGTATTGAAAAGAACATATCCTATGTGTTGGAAATTATGGGAATAGCTGCAGAACGCAGAGAAAAACGTGCCACAGAATTGATTGAGTTGGTTGGGCTTGACAGTGCCTTTTTATCTAAGGTACCAAAGGAACTTAGCGGCGGACAAAAACAGAGAGTAGGAGTGGCTAGGGCATTGGCCGCTGATCCAGAACTTATTTTAATGGATGAGCCTTTTGGAGCTGTTGATGCCTTGGTTAGAAAAAACCTTCAAGAAGAGATTAAACGATTATTTAAAAATTTAAATAAAACCATTGTTTTTGTAACTCACGATATTGAAGAAGCTTTTAATATGGCAACACGCATTTTTCTGTTAAACAAAGGCAGGATTGAACAGGAAGGTACGAAAGAAGACCTTATATTCAGACCGAAAAGCGACTATGTAGCTTCATTCTTTGGAACGAAGCAGTATGGAGCTTATCTGAATGCAGCTAAAATTAAAGATGTAATGGTTTTTCAAAACGGGGGACAATTTGATAATGCTTTGCCTACTATTGATTATGAAAATACTTTAATGGAGGGTATTCGTTTAATGGCAGAGTTTGGTGTTGAGAAGCTTAATGTGCTTAATTCCAATAATGTTATTTGTGGTGTTTTCACGTTATCTTGCATATATCGGAAAAATGTTACGAATATTGATAAATGA
- a CDS encoding glycine betaine ABC transporter substrate-binding protein, which produces MKMKTQSIVFMLLVMLMVTAGCAKTEMKVTVASKPHTEQYILAEIISQLIENKTDIKVERKMGIGGGTSNIHPAMLNGDIDIYPEYTGTAWLFVLKEDQGKTKELMYDALKKAYSEKFHIKWLGRYGFNNTYTLALPEKIAVDNNINTFSELANASSQYVLGAEYDFFEREDGYKGLSKMYGFNFKNTKEIDIGLKYVAIASKKVDVINAFSTDGLLLKEKLRVLKDDRNYFPTYEAATLIREETLKKYPELDKLLGQLTGKISDEKMIKMNYAVEIEKKDPSLVAKEFLREEGMIK; this is translated from the coding sequence ATGAAAATGAAAACGCAAAGCATTGTTTTCATGTTGCTCGTTATGCTAATGGTGACTGCTGGCTGCGCCAAAACAGAAATGAAAGTTACAGTAGCCTCTAAGCCGCATACAGAGCAATATATTTTGGCGGAAATTATTTCACAACTTATTGAAAATAAAACTGATATAAAAGTAGAAAGAAAGATGGGTATTGGCGGAGGAACGAGCAATATTCATCCTGCAATGTTGAACGGTGATATAGATATATATCCTGAATATACAGGTACAGCCTGGTTATTTGTCTTAAAAGAAGATCAAGGGAAGACTAAGGAACTTATGTATGATGCTTTAAAAAAAGCATATTCGGAGAAATTTCATATTAAATGGCTGGGGCGTTACGGGTTCAACAATACTTATACTCTCGCACTGCCGGAAAAAATTGCTGTTGATAATAACATAAACACATTTTCTGAGTTGGCCAATGCTAGCAGCCAGTATGTTCTTGGTGCCGAATATGATTTTTTTGAAAGAGAAGACGGTTATAAAGGTTTATCAAAAATGTATGGCTTTAATTTTAAAAATACGAAGGAAATAGACATCGGCTTAAAATATGTGGCGATAGCCTCTAAAAAGGTTGATGTCATCAATGCTTTTTCAACCGATGGATTATTGCTTAAAGAAAAATTAAGAGTACTTAAAGACGACCGTAATTATTTTCCTACCTATGAGGCAGCAACTTTAATCAGGGAAGAAACGCTTAAAAAATATCCGGAACTAGATAAACTGTTGGGACAATTAACAGGGAAAATTTCTGATGAAAAAATGATAAAAATGAATTATGCCGTAGAGATAGAGAAAAAAGATCCATCCTTGGTAGCCAAGGAATTTCTGCGAGAAGAAGGTATGATTAAATGA
- a CDS encoding ABC transporter permease: MQLMLDVFNLLVERRIFFIELLFQHIYLSTIAIVITTIIGVTAGIIMTRHEKLASFIMLIINFVYTIPSIALFGFLVAITGIGSSSALIALVIYGLLPIIRNTYAGIRSVDSEVVESAVAMGSTDFQLLVKVQLPMAMAILMAGFRTMVVMTIALGGIASFIGAGGLGIAIWRGITTNFPQMTVAGSLIVALLALTADLAIGGLEKLKNKKM; this comes from the coding sequence ATGCAATTAATGTTAGACGTTTTTAATTTATTAGTTGAAAGAAGAATTTTTTTCATCGAGCTACTTTTTCAACATATTTATTTATCAACTATAGCGATAGTAATTACTACAATTATTGGAGTTACAGCTGGCATAATTATGACAAGACATGAGAAATTAGCTTCTTTTATTATGTTAATAATTAATTTCGTTTATACTATACCTTCGATAGCCTTATTCGGTTTTTTGGTAGCCATTACAGGGATTGGATCGAGTAGTGCACTAATTGCTCTTGTTATCTATGGCTTGTTGCCTATTATAAGGAATACTTACGCTGGTATCAGATCAGTTGATTCAGAGGTTGTAGAATCGGCTGTGGCTATGGGGAGTACTGATTTTCAACTTCTCGTTAAAGTTCAGTTACCTATGGCAATGGCGATTTTGATGGCAGGCTTTAGAACAATGGTTGTTATGACCATAGCCTTGGGGGGCATTGCTTCGTTCATTGGTGCGGGCGGCTTGGGCATTGCTATTTGGCGGGGAATAACAACGAACTTTCCTCAAATGACAGTTGCTGGTAGCTTAATTGTAGCACTTCTTGCCTTGACAGCTGATTTAGCGATTGGAGGCTTGGAAAAGCTGAAAAACAAAAAAATGTAG
- a CDS encoding TIGR01777 family oxidoreductase: MKVIITGGTGFVGAALTKKLIKIGEHPWIISRGGKSVPGAQFVPLDSQGLLPEELLSKTQVIINLAGESVGQYWHKDVKERILNSRLSITNNLVNSLARNQALGLSYPRLLISASAIGYYGTTAQWVQTETSPSGTGFLASVCRQWEEASLRAQTNGVRVVIFRFGHVLGPGGGVLQGMSLPFRWGVGGNIGSGQQFISWIHLDDLLQLLLLPIQNEQMNGIYNATTTQPVTMKAFMQELGKALDRPSWTNLPAWAARLFMGEMAKELLLPSQQVLPERLTKLGYSFLFPKLSSALQNIYQK, translated from the coding sequence GTGAAAGTTATCATAACCGGTGGAACCGGCTTTGTCGGCGCTGCACTAACGAAGAAACTAATAAAGATTGGTGAACACCCCTGGATTATATCCCGCGGTGGAAAATCCGTCCCTGGTGCTCAATTTGTCCCGCTCGATTCCCAGGGTCTATTACCCGAGGAACTCTTATCTAAGACGCAGGTTATCATCAATTTGGCCGGAGAATCAGTTGGTCAATATTGGCATAAGGACGTCAAGGAGCGTATTCTAAACAGCCGCCTGTCTATCACCAATAACTTGGTCAATTCCCTTGCGCGAAACCAAGCATTGGGATTATCTTATCCCCGACTTTTAATAAGCGCTTCAGCTATTGGATATTATGGTACTACGGCACAGTGGGTTCAGACCGAGACCAGTCCCTCGGGAACTGGATTTTTGGCATCTGTTTGCCGTCAATGGGAGGAGGCCTCTTTACGGGCTCAGACCAACGGCGTAAGGGTTGTTATTTTTCGTTTTGGTCATGTGCTCGGTCCCGGTGGCGGCGTACTCCAAGGAATGTCCCTGCCATTTCGCTGGGGTGTGGGAGGAAACATCGGAAGTGGCCAGCAATTTATTTCCTGGATTCATCTTGATGATCTACTGCAACTCCTCCTTTTGCCAATACAAAACGAACAAATGAACGGTATCTATAATGCCACGACTACGCAGCCAGTTACCATGAAAGCCTTCATGCAAGAGTTAGGCAAAGCTCTTGACAGGCCGTCTTGGACAAACTTACCCGCCTGGGCTGCCCGTCTATTCATGGGCGAAATGGCAAAAGAACTATTGCTACCAAGTCAGCAGGTATTGCCTGAACGGTTAACCAAGCTGGGTTACTCTTTTCTGTTTCCCAAATTAAGTTCTGCACTACAAAACATTTATCAAAAATAG